One window from the genome of Nicotiana tomentosiformis chromosome 5, ASM39032v3, whole genome shotgun sequence encodes:
- the LOC138891974 gene encoding secreted RxLR effector protein 161-like → MSPKDETEQEYMSRVSYANAIGSLRYAMEDNRSVVGYCDSGKEYLARRSTTGYVFTFAKAPVSWKSTLQSTVTLSTIEAEYMTIKEAVKEAIWLQGLLKELVVCSMLFEFDLVQNQYGGIDVVKI, encoded by the exons atgtcgccaaaggatgaaactgaacaggagtatatgtcaagggtatcATATGCAAATGCTATTGGTAGCTTAaggtatgcaatg gaagacaatcggtctgtagttggatattgtgactcaggaAAGGAGTATTTAgcacgaaggtcaactactggttatgtgtttacttttgcaaaggcaccagttagttggaagtctactttgcagtcaacagttacTTTATCTACAATAGAGGCAGAGTACATGACTATTAaagaggctgtgaaggaggcaatttggcttcaggggttgctaaaggagcttg TTGTTTGTTCTATG TTGTTTGAGTTTGATTTGGTTCAAAATCAATATGGTGGTATTGATGTtgttaaaatctga
- the LOC104087682 gene encoding pentatricopeptide repeat-containing protein At1g66345, mitochondrial — MNLSPRIIPPIAFHLLSKTSHLLIQTHHPTFSTQTLQDSFNIITSICNSLRRGENWESLTKKFQSFHFTPSIIQQVLLTLKEPNDSKNALSFFHWSSRNCNSRHGVFIYCITIHILAKSKFVKDAKALLDSALKNENLFVVLDSLIGSYKLVDSCPFVFDLFVQCCAKLRMIDKCLDVCKLLDENGFMLSVISYNTMLHVVQKSEKTSMVWGIYKYMIEKRIYPNEMTTGIMISALCKEGRLQRFLDVVEKSHGKRCQQPGVVVNTCLVYGMIEDDRIEDGLSLMKRMLQKNMILDTISCSLIVLAKVKMRDLESAWGVYDEMLRRGFEGNALVYDSFIGAYCEEKQIDEAIKLMDEMECLHMKPFGETFNHLIKGCSEVGRLEESMKFCDKMLANGLLPSSLAFNKLVTKLCENGSAKSADQLLTSLMDKGFIPDQSIYTYLIVGYADKGDIEGALKLYYEMQYRSISPNASIFDSLIIALCQCGRLKEADEFFSLMIGQSLTPSIHVYKKLIASHLERAMKQGLISCTDKYVEKSDDIQ; from the coding sequence ATGAACTTATCACCTCGTATTATTCCCCCTATAGCTTTCCATTTACTCTCCAAAACTTCCCATCTCTTAATTCAAACTCACCACCCTACtttttcaacccaaactcttcaaGATTCCTTCAATATAATCACCTCTATATGCAATTCCCTACGTAGAGGAGAAAATTGGGAATCCTTAACCAAAAAGTTTCAATCTTTTCACTTCACACCCTCAATTATCCAACAAGTGCTTTTAACCCTCAAAGAACCAAATGATTCCAAAAATGCCCTGAGTTTCTTCCATTGGTCATCAAGAAATTGCAATTCTCGACATGGGGTTTTTATTTATTGCATTACAATTCATATTCTTGCAAAATCCAAATTTGTGAAAGATGCAAAGGCACTGCTTGATTCtgctttgaaaaatgaaaatttatttgTTGTTCTTGATTCTTTAATTGGAAGTTATAAGTTAGTTGATTCGTGCCCGTTTGTGTTTGATTTATTTGTGCAATGTTGTGCTAAGTTGAGAATGATAGATAAGTGTTTAGATGTTTGTAAATTGTTGGATGAAAATGGGTTTATGCTTAGTGTTATTAGTTACAATACTATGCTTCATGTTGTGCAGAAATCGGAAAAGACTAGTATGGTTTGGGGTATTTATAAGTATATGATTGAAAAAAGGATATACCCGAATGAAATGACTACGGGAATTATGATTAGTGCTTTGTGTAAAGAAGGAAGGTTGCAACGATTTTTGGATGTTGTGGAGAAAAGTCATGGAAAAAGATGTCAACAACCTGGGGTTGTTGTGAATACGTGTTTGGTATATGGGATGATTGAGGACGATAGAATTGAAGACGGGTTAAGTTTGATGAAGAGAATGTTGCAAAAGAATATGATACTTGATACTATTTCGTGTTCTTTGATCGTTCTTGCAAAGGTGAAGATGAGAGATTTGGAGTCTGCTTGGGGCGTTTATGATGAAATGCTTAGGCGGGGTTTTGAAGGGAATGCACTAGTGTACGATTCGTTCATTGGGGCGTATTGTGAGGAGAAGCAGATAGATGAAGCAATTAAGCTGATGGATGAAATGGAGTGTTTGCATATGAAACCATTTGGCGAAACATTCAATCATCTGATTAAGGGTTGTTCAGAAGTGGGAAGATTAGAAGAAAGCATGAAGTTTTGTGATAAAATGTTAGCGAATGGGTTGCTTCCTAGTAGTTTGGCTTTTAACAAACTTGTCACTAAGCTTTGTGAAAATGGAAGTGCAAAGTCTGCTGATCAGCTATTGACTTCTCTGATGGATAAGGGTTTTATTCCAGATCAAAGCATCTATACTTACCtcattgttggttatgccgaCAAAGGTGACATTGAAGGAGcacttaagctatattatgaaaTGCAATATAGGTCGATCTCCCCTAATGCTTCTATTTTTGATTCATTGATTATTGCTTTGTGTCAATGTGGGAGATTGAAAGAAGCGGACGAGTTTTTCTCTTTAATGATTGGTCAATCGTTGACACCAAGCATTCATGTTTACAAGAAATTGATCGCAAGCCACTTGGAGAGGGCGATGAAACAAGGGCTCATCAGCTGTACAGACAAATACGTAGAGAAATCTGACGATATACAATAG
- the LOC104087681 gene encoding probable transcription factor At5g28040 — MDSTLPLSQSPTDTASKLPIKRKTTDDPFISSAGSDPQKPPPFKFHRIWTEPDEIRFLQGLLDDGSLLFPRDLNIFYTRFSNTMSQPYTKSQLSEKLRRLRKKFRVISSRLSKGLDMSLLSPHDIALYDLSRQLWHPDFANTSPFNADKSKRSNLVGVKVSFLPIVPSAPGPGKGLNQYDTGPGQGSFLPNTPYVSGPDPNKGSGQDPNQDGTGPYQDKLSTDIDSLSIGNSNRITGKDPTHGGVSVSKENVEVGQVNNENTDEIGEFCDGDGKLSEVNVEFESGDVGDKRVGCSCLDGPVRVGLGCRIGEIAAKVVMDVFDECLKDSKNGGFLKDESLDKFEERWREQRVVELDVLARRLRLEIVSFITCKYWYVGIGSKLYDMNHPRPEIFFSASHCPREM; from the exons ATGGACTCCACCCTTCCCCTTTCTCAATCCCCTACTGACACTGCTTCTAAGCTCCCTATCAAACGCAAAACAACCGACGACCCATTTATCTCCTCCGCCGGTTCAGACCCACAAAAACCACCACCGTTTAAATTCCATCGAATATGGACTGAACCGGATGAGATCCGGTTTTTACAAGGCCTTCTTGATGACGGGTCCCTCTTATTCCCTCGTGATCTTAATATTTTTTATACTCGGTTTTCAAATACCATGTCGCAGCCTTACACGAAATCTCAACTTTCTGAGAAATTACGTAGGCTGAGGAAGAAGTTTCGGGTGATTTCTTCTCGTTTGTCTAAAGGGTTAGATATGTCATTGTTGTCGCCACATGATATTGCTTTGTATGATCTTTCGAGACAGCTTTGGCACCCTGATTTTGCTAATACGTCGCCGTTTAATGCTGACAAGTCTAAAAGATCCAACTTGGTTGGGGTTAAAGTTAGCTTTTTGCCCATCGTCCCTTCTGCTCCGGGCCCGGGCAAAGGTCTCAATCAATATGATACAGGCCCGGGCCAAGGGAGCTTTTTGCCCAATACTCCTTATGTTTCAGGCCCTGACCCGAACAAGGGCTCGGGCCAAGACCCGAATCAAGATGGTACAGGTCCTTACCAAGACAAACTCTCAACGGATATCGATTCTTTGTCCATTGGGAATAGTAATCGAATAACAGGAAAAGACCCGACCCATGGCGGGGTTTCAGTCAGTAAGGAGAATGTTGAAGTGGGACAGGTAAATAATGAGAACACTGATGAAATTGGTGAGTTTTGTGATGGAGATGGAAAGTTGAGTGAGGTGAATGTGGAATTCGAAAGCGGGGATGTGGGGGATAAACGGGTCGGGTGTAGTTGTTTGGATGGTCCAGTACGGGTGGGGTTAGGATGTCGTATTGGAGAAATTGCTGCAAAAGTGGTGATGGATGTGTTTGATGAGTGCTTGAAAGATTCTAAGAATGGTGGTTTTTTGAAAGATGAAAGTTTGGACAAGTTTGAGGAGAGGTGGAGGGAACAAAGAGTTGTAGAGTTGGATGTATTGGCACGTCGTTTGAG GCTAGAGATTGTATCATTTATCACTTGCAAATATTGGTATGTTGGCATTGGCAGCAAACTATATGACATGAATCACCCACGCCCTGAAATCTTTTTCTCAGCAAGTCATTGTCCACGTGAGATGTAA